The following coding sequences are from one Streptococcus sp. NPS 308 window:
- the mapZ gene encoding cell division site-positioning protein MapZ: MSKKRRDHHKKGHQEPKFDFDEAKDLTVGQVIRKNEEVEAGVLPEDNILDKYIKQHREEIEADKFETRQFKKEELASTQSLEDMIQEVRESSETSEEVEETHLFTEEVSGDTEETEAASVVLSPLDEENEELEPLVLTNTATEEETESPEEEEVIVPLSRSAQAEPEKDSKKKGMIIIASVVAAILVLAGTYYVYRQVSRSNQEIQASQSSSSNQESQTDLQEFNTLYDAFYTDANKTALKNSQFDKLSQLKTLLDKLEGSRNHTLAKSKYDSLATQIKAIQDVNALFESPAITDGVLDTNAKAKADAKFTEIKTGNTELDKLLDKAISLGKSQQTSASSSSSSSSQASSSSATESNVSSTTPSTSTTAPARDTNGGLSSDGVNLQRSASRVPYNQTAVDDSNNPAWTFADGVLEQILATSRARGYITGNQYILERVNIVNGNGYYNLYKPDGTYLFTLNCKTGYFVGNGSGHADDLDY; this comes from the coding sequence ATGAGTAAGAAAAGACGTGATCATCATAAAAAAGGACATCAAGAACCCAAATTTGACTTTGATGAAGCAAAAGATTTGACTGTTGGTCAAGTGATTCGTAAGAATGAAGAGGTGGAGGCTGGAGTATTGCCCGAGGACAATATCTTAGACAAATACATCAAACAGCACCGAGAAGAAATCGAAGCCGACAAGTTTGAAACTCGTCAGTTTAAAAAAGAAGAACTAGCTTCCACTCAAAGTCTAGAAGATATGATTCAAGAAGTGCGAGAATCTAGCGAGACTTCTGAAGAAGTCGAAGAAACACATCTTTTTACGGAGGAAGTTTCTGGCGATACAGAGGAAACGGAGGCTGCTAGTGTTGTGCTGTCTCCTCTAGATGAAGAAAATGAAGAACTGGAACCACTTGTATTAACCAACACAGCAACAGAAGAAGAGACAGAAAGTCCAGAAGAGGAAGAAGTGATTGTTCCTCTATCACGCTCGGCTCAGGCGGAGCCTGAGAAAGACTCTAAGAAAAAGGGAATGATCATCATTGCCTCAGTGGTGGCTGCAATTCTTGTTCTTGCTGGAACGTATTATGTCTACCGACAAGTATCTCGCTCAAACCAAGAAATTCAGGCTTCTCAATCATCTTCAAGCAATCAGGAATCGCAAACCGACTTGCAAGAGTTTAATACGCTCTATGATGCCTTTTATACAGATGCCAATAAGACAGCTTTGAAAAATAGCCAGTTCGATAAGTTGAGTCAACTGAAAACCTTGCTAGATAAGTTAGAAGGTAGTCGTAATCATACATTAGCTAAGTCAAAATACGATAGTTTAGCAACTCAAATCAAGGCCATCCAAGATGTCAATGCCCTCTTTGAAAGTCCGGCAATCACTGACGGTGTCTTGGATACCAATGCGAAAGCTAAAGCAGACGCTAAGTTTACAGAAATCAAAACAGGTAACACAGAATTAGACAAGCTCTTGGATAAGGCCATTAGCCTCGGTAAGAGCCAACAAACCAGCGCTTCTAGTTCAAGTTCAAGCTCTAGTCAAGCAAGTTCAAGTTCAGCTACAGAAAGCAATGTGAGCAGCACGACACCTTCAACAAGTACCACCGCACCAGCTAGAGATACCAATGGTGGTTTGTCGAGTGATGGTGTTAACCTTCAAAGAAGTGCTAGTCGTGTACCCTACAACCAAACAGCTGTAGACGATAGCAACAACCCTGCTTGGACTTTTGCAGATGGTGTTTTGGAACAAATCCTAGCAACATCACGTGCTCGCGGTTATATCACTGGCAACCAATATATCCTAGAACGGGTCAATATCGTAAACGGAAATGGTTATTACAACCTTTACAAACCAGATGGAACCTATCTCTTCACCCTCAACTGTAAGACGGGTTACTTTGTAGGGAACGGTTCTGGTCACGCTGATGACTTGGACTACTAG
- the pbp1a gene encoding penicillin-binding protein PBP1A, which produces MNKQIFLRIAKYVSICLLTVFIAAVVLGGGLFLYYVSKAPALSESKLVATTSSKIYDKNDELIADLGSERRVNAQANEIPTELVNAIVSIEDHRFFNHRGVDTIRILGATLRNLRGGGGLQGASTLTQQLIKLTYFSTSTSDQTLSRKAQEAWLAVQLEQKATKQEILTYYINKVYMSNGNYGMQTAAQNYYGKDLKDLSIPQLALLAGMPQAPNQYDPYSHPEAAQERRNLVLSEMKGQGYISAEQYEKAINTPITDGLQSLKSANSYPPHMDNYLKEVIDQVEQETGYNLLTTGMDVYTNVDPKVQQHLWDIYNTDEYVNYPDDEMQVASTIVDVTNGKVIAQLGSRHQSSNVSFGINQAVETNRDWGSTMKPITDYAPALEYGIYDSTASIVHDVPYNYPGTDTPVYNWDRSYFGNITLQYALQQSRNVPAVEALNKVGLDKAKTFLNGLGIDYPDMHYANAISSNTTESNKKYGASSEKMAAAYAAFANGGIYRKPMYINKIVFSDGSSKEFSDPGTRAMKETTAYMMTDMMKTVLAYGTGRGAYLPWLPQAGKTGTSNYTDDEIENYVKNTGYVAPDELFVGYTRKYSMAVWTGYSNRLTPIVGDGFYVAAKVYRSMMTYLSEDDHPGDWTMPEGLYRGGEFVFKKGARPAWTAPAPQQSPTPESSSSTSESSSTQASTTTPNSGTSENNTQQPNTTPGQQNQNQNPQPAQP; this is translated from the coding sequence ATGAACAAACAAATTTTCCTGCGAATAGCTAAGTATGTCAGCATCTGTCTCTTAACTGTATTTATCGCAGCAGTTGTGCTAGGCGGGGGACTCTTCCTCTACTATGTCAGCAAGGCTCCGGCCCTATCTGAAAGTAAATTAGTCGCTACAACGTCTAGCAAGATCTATGACAAAAACGATGAACTCATTGCCGATCTTGGATCAGAACGTCGGGTAAATGCGCAAGCAAATGAAATCCCTACTGAGTTGGTTAATGCCATCGTATCAATTGAAGACCATCGTTTCTTTAATCACCGTGGGGTTGATACTATTCGTATCCTCGGTGCCACTCTACGAAATCTTCGTGGTGGTGGAGGCCTTCAGGGAGCTTCAACCTTAACGCAGCAGCTGATTAAATTAACTTATTTCTCTACATCAACGTCGGACCAGACCCTTTCACGTAAGGCTCAAGAAGCTTGGCTAGCCGTTCAACTTGAACAGAAAGCAACCAAGCAAGAAATCCTGACCTACTACATCAACAAGGTCTACATGTCAAACGGTAACTACGGTATGCAAACTGCTGCCCAAAATTACTATGGCAAGGACCTCAAAGATTTGAGTATCCCTCAGTTGGCTCTCCTTGCCGGAATGCCTCAGGCTCCAAATCAGTATGATCCATACTCACATCCAGAAGCGGCTCAAGAACGACGCAATCTCGTCCTCTCTGAGATGAAGGGACAAGGTTACATTTCAGCTGAGCAATATGAAAAAGCAATCAATACTCCAATTACGGACGGACTTCAAAGTCTAAAATCGGCTAATAGTTATCCTCCACACATGGACAACTATCTCAAAGAGGTAATCGATCAAGTCGAACAAGAAACAGGCTACAATCTCTTAACGACTGGTATGGATGTCTACACCAACGTTGATCCTAAAGTTCAACAACATCTCTGGGATATCTACAATACTGACGAGTATGTCAACTATCCAGATGATGAAATGCAAGTGGCATCAACAATCGTTGATGTGACAAACGGGAAAGTCATTGCCCAATTAGGTTCTCGTCACCAATCAAGCAATGTTTCCTTCGGAATCAACCAAGCTGTTGAAACCAATCGTGACTGGGGTTCTACCATGAAACCAATCACAGACTATGCTCCTGCCTTGGAGTACGGTATCTATGATTCAACTGCTTCAATTGTTCACGATGTTCCTTACAATTATCCTGGAACAGATACTCCTGTTTACAACTGGGATAGAAGTTACTTTGGAAATATTACATTACAGTACGCCCTACAACAGTCACGAAACGTGCCAGCTGTAGAAGCCTTGAACAAAGTCGGCCTGGATAAAGCCAAGACCTTCCTAAATGGACTTGGTATTGATTACCCAGATATGCACTATGCCAACGCGATTTCAAGTAACACAACTGAATCAAACAAAAAGTATGGAGCAAGTAGTGAGAAAATGGCTGCTGCTTACGCTGCCTTTGCTAACGGTGGTATCTACCGCAAGCCAATGTATATCAACAAAATTGTCTTCAGTGATGGCAGTTCAAAAGAATTCTCTGATCCTGGTACTCGTGCCATGAAAGAGACAACAGCCTATATGATGACGGATATGATGAAAACTGTCCTGGCATATGGAACTGGTCGAGGAGCCTACCTCCCATGGTTGCCACAAGCTGGTAAAACTGGTACATCAAACTACACAGATGATGAGATTGAAAACTACGTCAAGAACACTGGTTATGTAGCTCCTGACGAATTGTTCGTTGGCTATACTCGTAAATATTCAATGGCCGTTTGGACTGGTTACTCGAACCGCCTGACTCCTATTGTTGGTGATGGCTTCTATGTTGCTGCTAAGGTTTACCGTTCGATGATGACTTATCTATCTGAAGATGATCATCCTGGCGACTGGACTATGCCAGAAGGACTCTACAGAGGTGGAGAATTTGTCTTTAAAAAAGGTGCACGTCCTGCCTGGACTGCTCCTGCTCCTCAGCAAAGTCCAACACCTGAAAGCTCTAGCTCAACTTCAGAGAGTTCTAGTACACAAGCAAGTACAACAACTCCAAATTCAGGTACAAGCGAGAACAATACGCAACAACCAAATACCACTCCTGGTCAACAAAACCAAAACCAGAACCCGCAACCAGCACAACCTTAA
- a CDS encoding THUMP domain-containing class I SAM-dependent RNA methyltransferase codes for MKKEFNLIATAAAGLEAVVGREVRELGYDCQVENGRVRFQGDVKAIIETNLWLRAADRIKIVVGSFPAKTFEELFQGVFALDWENYLPLGARFPISKAKCVKSKLHNEPSVQAISKKAVVKKLQKHYARPEGVPLMETGPEFKIEVSILKDMATVMIDTTGSSLFKRGYRTEKGGAPIKENMAAAILQLSNWYPDKPLIDPTCGSGTFCIEAAMIAKKMAPGLRRSFAFEEWNWVSDRLIQEVRTDAAKKIDRELELDIMGCDIDARMVEIAKANAQAAGVAGDITFKQMRVQDLRSDKVNGVIISNPPYGERLSDDAGVTKLYAEMGQVFEPLKTWSKFILTSDEAFESKYGSPADKKRKLYNGTLKVDLYQYFGQRVKRQELK; via the coding sequence ATGAAAAAAGAATTTAATTTAATCGCAACTGCTGCAGCGGGTCTTGAGGCTGTCGTTGGACGTGAGGTGCGAGAACTAGGCTATGATTGCCAGGTTGAAAATGGGCGTGTCCGCTTTCAAGGAGATGTGAAGGCAATCATCGAGACCAACCTTTGGCTTCGTGCAGCGGATCGCATTAAGATTGTAGTCGGAAGTTTTCCAGCTAAGACTTTTGAAGAACTTTTTCAAGGCGTTTTTGCTCTAGATTGGGAAAACTATCTCCCGCTAGGAGCACGTTTTCCGATATCAAAGGCAAAATGTGTGAAGTCTAAACTCCATAACGAGCCCAGTGTTCAGGCTATTTCCAAGAAGGCTGTTGTAAAGAAATTACAAAAACATTATGCCCGTCCAGAAGGGGTTCCCTTGATGGAAACTGGTCCCGAGTTTAAGATTGAGGTATCTATCCTGAAAGATATGGCAACTGTCATGATTGACACGACAGGTTCTAGCCTTTTTAAACGTGGTTATCGTACGGAAAAGGGTGGAGCGCCTATCAAAGAAAACATGGCAGCAGCCATTTTACAACTCTCTAACTGGTATCCAGACAAGCCCTTGATTGATCCGACCTGCGGATCAGGAACCTTCTGCATCGAGGCTGCTATGATAGCTAAGAAGATGGCCCCTGGTCTTCGCCGTTCCTTTGCTTTTGAAGAATGGAACTGGGTCAGCGATCGGTTAATTCAAGAAGTGCGTACGGATGCTGCCAAGAAAATTGACCGTGAACTGGAACTGGATATCATGGGCTGTGATATAGATGCTCGTATGGTTGAAATTGCCAAAGCAAATGCTCAAGCAGCAGGTGTGGCAGGTGATATCACCTTTAAGCAAATGCGGGTACAAGACTTGCGCTCGGACAAGGTAAATGGTGTCATCATCTCCAATCCGCCATATGGTGAGCGTTTGTCTGATGATGCAGGAGTTACCAAGCTCTATGCTGAGATGGGACAGGTGTTTGAGCCACTGAAAACCTGGAGTAAATTTATCCTGACCAGTGATGAAGCATTTGAAAGTAAGTACGGAAGCCCAGCTGATAAAAAACGAAAACTGTATAACGGGACCTTAAAAGTGGATTTGTATCAATACTTTGGTCAGCGTGTGAAACGTCAGGAGTTAAAATAG
- a CDS encoding DUF1273 domain-containing protein, translated as MHTALILGYSAFDLGLFNDKDIRIDIIKKAIGRDLEGLAEEGVTWLVFTGTLGFEYWVLQVAKEMKEDYGFQLATIFDFETHGSNWNEANQAKLSEFKQVDFVKYAYPQYEHKGQLRDYQKFLLENTDTCYLFYDEEKETKLRYFYQMMKNQADYVTRRLTFEDLNEIVENFSEK; from the coding sequence ATGCATACAGCCTTGATTTTAGGCTATTCCGCCTTCGACCTTGGTCTCTTTAATGACAAGGATATTCGTATTGACATTATCAAAAAAGCCATTGGTAGAGACTTGGAAGGTCTAGCAGAGGAAGGGGTGACCTGGCTTGTCTTTACAGGGACTCTGGGCTTTGAATACTGGGTGCTTCAAGTAGCTAAAGAAATGAAAGAAGACTATGGATTTCAATTGGCGACCATTTTTGATTTTGAAACCCATGGCAGTAATTGGAATGAAGCAAATCAAGCCAAATTGAGTGAGTTCAAGCAGGTTGACTTTGTCAAATATGCCTATCCACAATATGAGCACAAGGGGCAACTGCGTGATTATCAGAAATTTCTGCTGGAGAATACAGATACTTGTTATCTTTTTTACGATGAAGAAAAGGAAACCAAGTTACGATATTTTTACCAAATGATGAAAAATCAAGCGGACTATGTTACAAGACGATTAACATTTGAGGACTTGAATGAAATAGTAGAAAATTTTTCCGAAAAGTAA
- the recU gene encoding Holliday junction resolvase RecU codes for MVNYPHKISSQKRQPSLSKTKNFANRGMSFEKMINATNDYYLSHGLAVIHKKPTPIQIVRVDYPQRSRAKIVEAYFRQASTTDYSGVYDGYYIDFEAKETRQKHAIPMKNFHLHQIQHMEQVLAQQGICFVLLHFSSQQETYLLPAIDLIRFYHQDMGQKSMPLGYIQENGYRIEPGAFPQIPYLDIIKEHLLGGKTR; via the coding sequence ATGGTCAACTATCCACATAAAATTTCATCACAAAAAAGACAACCATCCCTTTCAAAAACTAAAAATTTCGCAAATCGGGGGATGTCCTTTGAAAAGATGATCAATGCTACGAACGACTACTACTTGTCGCATGGGCTGGCTGTTATCCACAAGAAACCGACTCCCATCCAAATCGTACGTGTCGATTATCCCCAAAGAAGTCGAGCCAAGATCGTTGAAGCCTACTTCAGACAGGCCTCAACAACAGACTATTCGGGGGTTTATGATGGATACTACATCGACTTTGAAGCAAAGGAAACTAGGCAGAAACATGCGATCCCGATGAAGAATTTTCATCTCCATCAGATCCAACACATGGAACAAGTCCTTGCCCAACAAGGGATCTGCTTTGTACTCCTTCACTTTTCTTCTCAGCAAGAAACCTACTTATTGCCGGCCATTGACTTGATTCGTTTCTATCATCAAGATATGGGACAAAAGTCAATGCCACTTGGATATATTCAAGAAAATGGATATAGAATTGAGCCTGGTGCCTTTCCTCAGATTCCCTATCTCGATATTATCAAAGAACATTTACTGGGTGGTAAAACAAGATGA
- the gpsB gene encoding cell division regulator GpsB yields MASIIFSAKDIFEQDFGREVRGYSKAEVDEFLDDVIKDYETYAALVKSLRQEIADLKDELSRKPQSVPTQPDSIEVTASTSMTNFDILKRLNRLEKEVFGKQILDNEDV; encoded by the coding sequence ATGGCAAGTATTATATTTTCAGCAAAAGATATTTTTGAACAAGACTTTGGACGTGAAGTTCGTGGATATAGCAAAGCAGAAGTGGATGAATTCCTTGATGATGTGATTAAGGATTATGAGACTTATGCGGCTTTGGTCAAATCTCTTCGTCAAGAGATAGCGGATTTGAAGGACGAATTGTCTCGTAAACCACAGTCAGTTCCAACTCAGCCTGATTCTATCGAAGTTACCGCTTCTACCTCGATGACAAACTTTGATATCTTGAAACGATTGAATCGACTTGAAAAAGAAGTGTTTGGTAAACAAATTTTAGACAATGAAGATGTATAA